Proteins from one Euzebya sp. genomic window:
- a CDS encoding methyltransferase domain-containing protein yields MASLRLAAGDTVVDLGTGTGRNLRVLAGAVGPTGRVVGVDLSRGDARSCPSAGRPCGCARRGTRHR; encoded by the coding sequence ATCGCGTCCTTGCGGCTGGCGGCGGGCGACACCGTGGTGGACCTGGGCACGGGAACGGGTCGGAACCTGCGGGTGCTCGCCGGGGCCGTCGGGCCGACGGGGCGCGTCGTCGGTGTCGACCTGTCCCGAGGCGATGCTCGCTCGTGCCCGTCGGCGGGTCGACCGTGCGGGTGTGCGAGACGTGGAACTCGTCATCGGTGA